In one window of Caballeronia sp. TF1N1 DNA:
- a CDS encoding DUF3025 domain-containing protein: MSGASGAAAEDGVGRFAAIDWTRPWLPSIETRGRRWQAAALDSPARYLSVLNDDAQAAAHVTGRARPLAFIAQEALPDGASYEGHIAETGCVPTRHNLHDFFNGLMWFAYPRVKAALNARQAEQIETRGIGPTRGGVRDALTLFDENAVFFAYSDAMLADALRRFDWRALFIEGRPAWGTRCEARIFGHALLEKLVAPYKACTGHAWLVPVPADYFSLDDTARRALLDERVTASLNAGTIESRAFSPIPVLGVPGWWQANESPEFYDDTTVFRPGRRSA, translated from the coding sequence GTGAGCGGCGCGTCGGGGGCGGCGGCTGAAGACGGCGTTGGCCGTTTCGCGGCAATAGACTGGACGCGCCCGTGGTTACCATCGATCGAAACGCGCGGCAGGCGCTGGCAAGCCGCCGCGCTCGATAGCCCGGCGCGCTATTTGTCCGTCCTGAACGACGACGCCCAAGCCGCCGCGCATGTCACGGGGCGCGCTCGGCCGCTCGCGTTTATCGCGCAGGAAGCCTTGCCGGACGGGGCGTCGTATGAAGGGCATATCGCCGAAACGGGATGCGTGCCCACGCGCCATAACCTCCACGATTTTTTCAACGGCCTGATGTGGTTTGCGTATCCGCGCGTCAAGGCGGCGCTCAATGCGCGACAGGCCGAGCAGATCGAGACGCGCGGTATCGGTCCGACGCGCGGCGGCGTGCGCGACGCGCTTACGCTTTTCGACGAAAACGCGGTGTTTTTCGCGTACTCGGACGCAATGCTCGCCGATGCCTTGCGCCGCTTCGACTGGCGTGCGCTTTTCATCGAAGGCCGTCCGGCGTGGGGTACGCGTTGTGAGGCGCGCATCTTCGGACACGCGTTGCTGGAGAAACTCGTTGCGCCGTACAAGGCGTGCACGGGTCACGCGTGGCTCGTGCCGGTGCCCGCTGACTACTTCTCTCTTGACGATACCGCCCGCCGCGCCTTGCTCGATGAACGCGTAACGGCAAGCCTTAATGCCGGGACGATCGAAAGCCGCGCTTTCTCGCCGATACCTGTGCTTGGCGTGCCGGGCTGGTGGCAAGCAAACGAATCCCCCGAGTTTTACGACGATACGACAGTGTTTCGTCCGGGCAGACGCAGCGCGTGA
- a CDS encoding LysR family transcriptional regulator, with protein sequence MELKWLEDFVSLAETRSFSRSAELRHITQPAFSRRIQALEAWLGTELIDRSVYPTRLTQAGQVFYEQALAMLSQFHEARMLLRGQGGVPAATIEFAVPHTLSLTYFPRWLEHVEARLGRIRTRLRALNVHDAVLSLVEGGCDLVMGYHHPSHPVALDPARYDMLTLGSEPISPFSAPNKGGRARYTLPASADAPAPYLSYTQNAYLGRMTEVIIATAPTRLYLDKVYETDMAEGLKAMALAGHGVAFLPHSAVEDAVEEGKLIRLDRGTRGTSAGQFTLTMEIRLYRDKLAAQGEEPRQALIRALWDAVGEEVLDASAQKPGG encoded by the coding sequence ATGGAACTCAAATGGCTCGAAGACTTCGTCTCGCTCGCGGAGACGCGCAGCTTTAGCCGCTCGGCAGAACTTCGGCATATCACGCAGCCCGCGTTTTCGCGGCGCATCCAGGCGCTCGAAGCGTGGCTCGGCACCGAGCTCATCGACCGTTCGGTGTATCCGACGCGTCTGACGCAAGCCGGTCAGGTCTTCTACGAGCAAGCGCTCGCCATGCTTTCGCAGTTTCACGAAGCCCGCATGCTGCTGCGCGGTCAAGGTGGCGTGCCCGCGGCGACCATCGAGTTCGCGGTGCCGCACACGTTGTCGCTGACTTATTTTCCGCGCTGGCTCGAACACGTCGAAGCGCGGCTCGGGCGCATCCGCACACGCTTGCGCGCGCTCAACGTGCACGACGCGGTGCTGTCGCTCGTCGAAGGCGGCTGCGATCTCGTGATGGGCTATCACCATCCGAGTCATCCCGTCGCGCTCGATCCCGCGCGTTACGACATGCTCACGCTCGGTAGCGAGCCAATCAGTCCGTTCTCCGCGCCCAACAAGGGCGGACGCGCGCGCTACACGCTGCCCGCAAGCGCGGATGCGCCCGCGCCGTATCTGTCCTACACGCAGAACGCGTATCTCGGCCGCATGACGGAGGTGATCATCGCGACGGCGCCCACGCGCCTCTATCTCGACAAGGTCTACGAGACCGACATGGCCGAAGGCCTCAAGGCAATGGCGCTTGCCGGTCACGGTGTCGCGTTCCTGCCGCACAGCGCGGTCGAAGACGCAGTGGAAGAAGGCAAGCTGATCCGGCTCGACAGGGGAACACGCGGCACGAGCGCCGGTCAGTTCACGCTGACGATGGAGATCCGCCTCTACCGCGACAAACTGGCCGCTCAAGGAGAGGAACCGCGTCAGGCGTTGATCCGCGCGCTTTGGGATGCAGTAGGCGAAGAAGTGCTCGATGCATCGGCGCAAAAGCCCGGTGGATAA
- the rpsI gene encoding 30S ribosomal protein S9 has protein sequence MIGNWNYGTGRRKSAVARVFIKSGKGDIVVNGKPIADYFSRETSLMIVRQPLELTNHASTFDIKVNVSGGGETGQAGAVRHGITRALMDYDATLKSQLSNAGFVTRDAREVERKKVGFHKARRRKQFSKR, from the coding sequence ATGATCGGTAACTGGAACTACGGTACGGGCCGCCGCAAGAGCGCCGTCGCTCGCGTCTTCATCAAGTCGGGCAAGGGCGATATCGTCGTCAATGGCAAGCCCATCGCCGACTACTTCTCGCGCGAAACCTCGCTGATGATCGTGCGTCAGCCGCTGGAACTCACGAATCACGCAAGCACGTTCGACATCAAGGTCAACGTGTCGGGCGGCGGTGAAACGGGTCAGGCAGGCGCGGTTCGCCACGGCATCACCCGCGCGCTGATGGACTACGACGCAACGCTCAAGTCGCAACTGTCGAACGCTGGCTTCGTCACCCGCGACGCGCGTGAAGTGGAACGTAAGAAGGTCGGTTTCCACAAGGCACGCCGCCGGAAGCAGTTCTCGAAGCGTTAA
- a CDS encoding class II glutamine amidotransferase translates to MCQLLGMNCAEPTDVTFSFTGFAARGGVTDHHADGWGIAFFEDKACRLFIDHESSAKSPLAEMVKRYPIKSKNTIAHIRKATQGHILLENCHPFLRELWGRHWIFAHNGDLKDYAPELNGLYQPVGNTDSELAFCTLLEGLRKAFPRSQPPLEELFDALASLTGEITKHGVFNFLMSNGQALFSHCSTHLYYLVRSWPFSTAHLIDADMSIDFAKYTTPEDRVAVIATSPLTDNEVWTRFAPGDLAMFQKGALSRTVNIPVPDEVAKKAAEPLAKACVGSALKIEQIQSTASVETELGIE, encoded by the coding sequence ATGTGCCAACTTCTCGGAATGAATTGCGCCGAACCGACCGATGTGACGTTCTCGTTCACCGGGTTCGCCGCGCGTGGCGGGGTCACGGATCACCACGCGGACGGCTGGGGTATCGCGTTCTTCGAGGACAAGGCGTGCCGGCTTTTCATCGACCATGAATCGTCCGCCAAGTCGCCGCTCGCGGAGATGGTGAAGCGCTATCCGATCAAATCGAAGAACACCATCGCGCATATTCGCAAGGCGACGCAAGGGCATATCCTGTTGGAAAACTGCCATCCGTTCCTGCGTGAGTTGTGGGGACGGCACTGGATCTTCGCGCACAACGGCGATCTCAAAGACTACGCGCCCGAACTGAACGGCCTGTATCAACCCGTCGGCAACACGGACAGCGAGCTTGCCTTTTGCACGCTGCTGGAAGGTTTGCGCAAGGCGTTTCCGCGCTCGCAGCCGCCGCTGGAAGAATTGTTCGACGCGCTCGCCTCACTTACAGGCGAGATCACGAAGCACGGCGTGTTCAATTTCCTGATGTCCAACGGCCAAGCGCTCTTCTCGCACTGCTCGACGCATTTGTACTATCTGGTTCGCAGTTGGCCGTTTTCGACCGCGCATCTGATCGACGCGGACATGTCGATCGATTTCGCCAAGTACACGACGCCGGAAGATCGCGTGGCGGTCATCGCCACCTCGCCGCTCACCGATAACGAAGTCTGGACGCGTTTTGCGCCCGGCGATCTCGCCATGTTCCAGAAAGGCGCGCTCTCGCGCACGGTGAACATTCCGGTGCCGGATGAAGTCGCGAAGAAGGCCGCCGAGCCGCTTGCCAAAGCGTGCGTGGGATCGGCGCTGAAGATCGAGCAAATTCAGTCGACGGCGTCGGTGGAAACCGAACTCGGGATCGAATAA
- a CDS encoding amino acid ABC transporter ATP-binding protein, with protein MISIKNVSKWYGQFQVLTDCTTEVKKGEVVVVCGPSGSGKSTLIKTVNGLEPFQKGEITINGQSLTDKKTNLSKLRSKVGMVFQHFELFPHLSIVQNLTLAQIKVLGRSNDEATTKGLKLLDRVGLRAHADKFPGQLSGGQQQRVAIARALSMDPIAMLFDEPTSALDPEMINEVLDVMVELAQEGMTMMCVTHEMGFAKKVAHRVIFMDKGLIVEDDQKEAFFANPKSDRAKDFLAKILH; from the coding sequence ATGATCTCTATCAAGAATGTTTCCAAGTGGTACGGGCAGTTCCAGGTGCTGACGGACTGCACGACCGAAGTGAAGAAAGGCGAGGTCGTCGTGGTGTGCGGCCCGTCGGGTTCGGGGAAGTCGACGCTCATCAAGACCGTGAACGGTCTCGAACCGTTTCAGAAGGGCGAGATCACCATCAACGGTCAATCGCTCACGGACAAGAAGACCAATCTCTCGAAGCTGCGTTCGAAGGTCGGCATGGTGTTCCAGCATTTCGAGTTGTTTCCGCATCTGTCGATCGTGCAGAACCTGACGCTCGCGCAGATCAAGGTGCTGGGCCGATCGAACGACGAAGCGACGACGAAGGGTCTCAAACTGCTCGATCGCGTGGGCCTGCGCGCGCACGCGGACAAGTTTCCGGGCCAGTTGTCGGGCGGTCAGCAGCAACGCGTGGCGATTGCCCGCGCGCTGTCCATGGACCCGATCGCCATGCTCTTCGACGAACCGACCTCCGCGCTCGATCCCGAGATGATCAACGAAGTGCTCGACGTGATGGTCGAACTCGCGCAGGAAGGCATGACCATGATGTGCGTGACGCACGAAATGGGCTTCGCGAAGAAGGTCGCGCATCGCGTGATCTTCATGGACAAGGGATTGATCGTCGAGGACGACCAGAAGGAAGCGTTCTTTGCGAATCCGAAGTCGGATCGCGCGAAGGACTTTCTGGCGAAAATCCTGCACTGA
- a CDS encoding OsmC family protein, with amino-acid sequence MESKVSWMGPDGMAFAAETGSGHIVTMDGAPEGGGRNLAPRPMEMVLLGTGGCTAYDVVMILKKSRQEIQGCSVTLKADRASEDPKVFTKIHFHFTVTGKNLNPATVERAINLSHDKYCSASIMLAKTAELTHSFDIVEV; translated from the coding sequence ATGGAAAGCAAAGTGAGCTGGATGGGACCGGACGGCATGGCGTTCGCGGCCGAAACGGGCAGCGGTCATATCGTCACGATGGACGGAGCGCCCGAAGGCGGCGGACGCAATCTCGCGCCGCGTCCGATGGAAATGGTGCTGCTTGGCACCGGCGGCTGCACCGCCTACGACGTGGTGATGATCTTGAAAAAGAGCCGCCAGGAGATTCAAGGCTGCTCCGTCACGCTCAAGGCCGATCGCGCGAGCGAAGATCCCAAGGTCTTCACGAAGATTCACTTTCACTTTACGGTCACGGGCAAGAATCTGAACCCGGCGACCGTCGAGCGCGCGATCAACCTGTCGCATGACAAGTATTGCTCGGCGTCGATCATGCTGGCGAAGACCGCCGAACTGACGCATTCGTTCGATATCGTCGAAGTCTGA
- a CDS encoding Glu/Leu/Phe/Val dehydrogenase translates to MSSSKHSLQAPDAKHAIPSYLHADDLGPWGNYLQQVDRVAPYLGSLSRWLETLKRPKRILIVDCPIELDNGTVAHFEGYRVQHNTSRGPGKGGVRYHQDVTLSEVMALSAWMSVKNAAVNVPYGGAKGGIRVDPRMLSRGELERLTRRYTSEIGIIIGPNTDIPAPDVNTNEQIMAWMMDTYSMNQGQTATGVVTGKPIALGGSLGRKEATGRGVFVVGSEAARRMGLEIEGARIAVQGFGNVGGIAARLFQEAGARVIAVQDHTGTLYNSKGIDTLALAEHVAQNGGVGGFAGADPVSADEFWTIETDILIPAALEGQITEKNAPKIRTKIVVEGANGPTTTAADDILHDKGVLVIPDVVANAGGVTVSYFEWVQDFSSFFWTEDEINQRLERVMREAFAAVWQVASEHKVSVRTAAFIVACTRILMAREMRGLYP, encoded by the coding sequence TTGTCCTCTTCGAAGCACTCGCTGCAAGCGCCGGACGCCAAACACGCGATCCCGTCGTACCTCCATGCCGACGATCTCGGCCCCTGGGGCAACTACTTGCAGCAGGTCGATCGCGTCGCACCGTATCTCGGTTCTCTCTCCCGTTGGCTTGAAACCCTCAAGCGCCCGAAGCGCATTCTCATAGTCGATTGCCCGATCGAACTCGACAACGGCACCGTCGCGCATTTCGAAGGCTATCGCGTGCAGCACAACACGTCGCGCGGTCCCGGCAAGGGCGGCGTGCGTTATCACCAGGACGTGACGCTTTCCGAAGTGATGGCTTTGTCCGCGTGGATGTCGGTAAAGAACGCGGCAGTGAACGTGCCGTACGGCGGCGCGAAAGGCGGTATTCGCGTCGATCCGCGCATGCTCTCGCGTGGCGAGCTCGAACGCCTGACGCGCCGGTACACGAGCGAGATCGGCATCATCATCGGGCCGAACACGGACATTCCCGCGCCGGACGTGAACACGAACGAGCAGATCATGGCTTGGATGATGGACACGTACTCCATGAACCAGGGGCAAACGGCTACGGGGGTCGTGACCGGCAAGCCGATCGCGCTTGGCGGCTCGCTCGGCCGCAAGGAAGCGACAGGGCGCGGAGTGTTCGTCGTCGGCTCGGAAGCGGCGCGTCGCATGGGGCTCGAGATCGAAGGCGCGCGTATCGCGGTGCAGGGCTTCGGCAACGTCGGCGGAATCGCGGCGCGGCTGTTCCAGGAAGCGGGCGCGCGGGTCATCGCGGTGCAGGATCACACGGGCACGCTTTACAACTCGAAGGGTATCGACACGCTCGCGCTCGCCGAGCACGTCGCGCAGAACGGCGGCGTTGGCGGCTTTGCTGGCGCCGATCCGGTATCGGCGGACGAGTTCTGGACCATCGAGACCGACATCCTCATTCCGGCCGCGCTGGAAGGCCAGATTACCGAGAAGAACGCGCCGAAGATCAGAACGAAGATCGTCGTGGAAGGCGCGAACGGCCCGACCACGACGGCCGCCGACGACATCCTCCACGACAAGGGCGTGCTCGTGATCCCCGACGTGGTGGCGAATGCGGGCGGCGTGACGGTGTCATATTTCGAATGGGTGCAGGACTTCTCCAGCTTCTTCTGGACCGAGGACGAGATCAACCAGCGGCTCGAACGCGTCATGCGTGAAGCGTTTGCGGCGGTTTGGCAAGTGGCGAGCGAGCATAAGGTTTCGGTGCGCACGGCGGCGTTCATCGTGGCCTGTACGCGCATTCTCATGGCGCGTGAAATGCGCGGCCTGTATCCCTGA
- the gltK gene encoding glutamate/aspartate ABC transporter permease GltK, with amino-acid sequence MHQFNWSGIVGAWPTLWTGAIITLQITVLAIVIGIVWGTVLALFRLSGVKPLQWFASAYVTVFRSIPLVMVLLWFFLIVPQLLQNVLGLSADIDIRLASAMVAFSLFEAAYYSEIIRAGIQAVARGQVNAAFALGMTYGQAMKLVVLPQAFRAMVPLLLTQAIVLFQDTSLVYVISLADFFRTATNIGDRDGTTVEMVLFAGACYFVVCVLASALVKSLQKKVAR; translated from the coding sequence ATGCATCAATTCAACTGGAGCGGCATTGTGGGCGCGTGGCCCACGCTGTGGACGGGCGCCATCATCACGCTGCAGATCACGGTGCTCGCCATCGTGATCGGCATTGTCTGGGGCACGGTGCTCGCGCTGTTTCGTCTGTCGGGCGTGAAGCCCTTGCAGTGGTTCGCGAGCGCTTACGTCACGGTGTTCCGCTCGATTCCGCTCGTGATGGTGTTGCTGTGGTTCTTCCTGATCGTGCCGCAGTTGCTGCAGAATGTGCTCGGCTTATCCGCCGATATCGACATTCGCCTCGCTTCCGCGATGGTCGCGTTCTCGCTCTTCGAAGCTGCGTACTATTCGGAGATCATTCGCGCGGGCATTCAGGCAGTGGCGCGCGGTCAGGTGAACGCGGCGTTCGCACTCGGCATGACCTACGGCCAGGCGATGAAACTCGTCGTGCTGCCGCAGGCTTTCCGCGCAATGGTGCCGCTGTTGCTCACGCAGGCAATCGTCCTGTTCCAGGATACGTCGCTCGTCTACGTGATCAGTCTCGCGGACTTCTTCCGCACGGCGACGAACATCGGCGACCGCGACGGCACGACCGTCGAGATGGTGCTGTTCGCCGGCGCGTGCTATTTCGTGGTTTGCGTGTTGGCATCGGCACTCGTAAAAAGTCTTCAGAAAAAGGTCGCAAGATGA
- the pyrC gene encoding dihydroorotase produces MSNSASPDSLTTLTIARPDDWHLHVRDGAMLAAVLPHTARQFGRAIIMPNLKPPVTTTEMAAAYRERILAALPKDGAAARFEPLMTLYLTDNTPPDEIRRARESGFVHGVKLYPAGATTNSDAGVTSLGKCAKTLEVMQETGMPLLIHGEVTDGDIDIFDREKVFIDRVLLPLRRDFPALKVVFEHITTKDAAGYVRDAEGPDGTIGATITAHHLLFNRNAILVGGIRPHYYCLPVLKRETHRVALVEAATSGNARFFLGTDSAPHPKGLKEHACGCAGCYTALHALELYTEAFDKAGALDKLEGFASFHGADFYGLPRSAEKVTLERASWTLPAEFSVGDEEVVPLRGGESIGWRFVEAS; encoded by the coding sequence ATGTCCAATTCCGCCTCGCCCGATTCGCTCACGACACTCACGATTGCGCGTCCCGACGACTGGCATCTGCACGTGCGCGACGGCGCAATGCTCGCCGCCGTCCTGCCGCATACGGCGCGCCAGTTCGGTCGCGCGATCATCATGCCGAATCTGAAGCCGCCTGTGACGACCACGGAAATGGCTGCGGCTTATCGCGAGCGCATTCTGGCCGCGCTGCCGAAAGACGGCGCCGCCGCGCGTTTCGAGCCGCTGATGACGCTCTATCTCACCGACAACACGCCGCCTGACGAGATCCGCCGGGCGCGCGAAAGCGGCTTCGTGCACGGTGTGAAGCTTTATCCGGCGGGCGCGACGACCAATTCGGACGCGGGCGTGACGAGCCTCGGCAAATGCGCGAAGACGCTCGAAGTCATGCAGGAAACGGGCATGCCGCTGCTCATCCACGGCGAAGTGACCGATGGCGATATCGATATCTTCGATCGCGAGAAGGTGTTCATCGACCGCGTGCTGCTGCCGCTGCGCCGCGATTTCCCCGCGCTCAAGGTCGTGTTCGAGCACATTACGACGAAAGACGCCGCCGGCTACGTGCGCGACGCCGAAGGTCCGGATGGCACGATCGGCGCGACCATCACCGCGCATCACCTGCTGTTCAACCGTAATGCCATTCTCGTGGGCGGCATCCGGCCGCATTACTACTGCCTGCCGGTGTTGAAGCGCGAGACGCATCGCGTGGCGCTGGTCGAGGCGGCGACTTCCGGCAACGCGCGCTTTTTCCTCGGCACGGACAGCGCGCCGCATCCGAAAGGCTTGAAAGAGCACGCGTGCGGTTGCGCGGGCTGTTACACGGCGCTCCACGCGCTCGAACTCTATACGGAAGCCTTCGATAAAGCCGGCGCGCTCGACAAACTGGAAGGTTTCGCGAGCTTTCATGGCGCGGATTTCTACGGCCTGCCGCGCAGCGCGGAGAAAGTGACGCTCGAGCGCGCATCGTGGACGCTGCCCGCCGAGTTTTCCGTCGGCGACGAAGAGGTCGTGCCGCTGCGTGGCGGGGAATCGATCGGATGGCGCTTCGTGGAGGCAAGTTGA
- a CDS encoding glutamate/aspartate ABC transporter substrate-binding protein translates to MKIKKAALLIAALGFIAASAHAQDAGTLKKIKDTGVISLGHRESSIPFSYYDDKQNVVGYSHEFALQVVEAVKQKLNMPNLKVKLTPVTSQNRIPLVQNGTVDLECGSTTNNAERQQQVAFSNTIFVIGTRLMTKKDSGVKDWADLKGKTVVTTAGTTSERLLRKMNQDKSMGMNIISAKDHGESFLTLSTGRAVAFMMDDALLAGERAKSNTPNDFVIVGAPQSHEAYGCMMRKNDPEFKKVVDDAIAKVETSGDADKIYKKWFESPIPPKGLNLNFPESDDIKALFKSPNDKVID, encoded by the coding sequence ATGAAGATTAAAAAAGCTGCGCTGCTTATCGCCGCGCTCGGATTCATCGCGGCGAGCGCTCACGCGCAAGACGCCGGCACGCTCAAGAAAATCAAGGACACGGGTGTGATCTCGCTGGGGCATCGCGAGTCGTCCATTCCTTTCTCGTACTACGACGACAAGCAGAACGTCGTCGGCTATTCGCATGAGTTCGCGCTGCAGGTCGTGGAAGCGGTCAAGCAGAAGCTCAACATGCCGAATCTGAAGGTGAAGCTCACGCCGGTCACGTCGCAAAACCGCATTCCGCTCGTGCAGAACGGCACGGTGGACCTCGAGTGCGGCTCGACCACGAACAACGCGGAACGTCAGCAGCAAGTGGCCTTCTCGAACACGATTTTCGTGATCGGCACGCGCCTCATGACCAAGAAGGATTCCGGCGTGAAGGACTGGGCGGACCTGAAGGGCAAGACGGTCGTGACGACCGCCGGCACGACTTCGGAACGCCTGCTTCGCAAGATGAATCAGGACAAGAGCATGGGCATGAACATCATCAGCGCGAAGGATCACGGCGAGTCGTTCCTCACGCTGTCGACCGGCCGCGCCGTCGCGTTCATGATGGACGATGCGCTGCTCGCGGGCGAACGCGCCAAGTCCAACACGCCGAACGATTTCGTGATCGTCGGCGCGCCGCAATCGCATGAAGCGTACGGCTGCATGATGCGCAAGAACGACCCCGAGTTCAAGAAGGTCGTGGACGACGCCATCGCCAAGGTGGAAACCTCGGGCGACGCCGACAAGATCTACAAGAAGTGGTTCGAAAGCCCGATTCCGCCGAAGGGCCTCAACCTCAACTTCCCGGAAAGCGACGACATCAAGGCTCTCTTCAAGAGCCCGAATGACAAAGTAATCGACTAA
- the erpA gene encoding iron-sulfur cluster insertion protein ErpA: MSTVSDTPTTEMPLPFVFTDAAADKVKQLIDEEGNPELKLRVFVQGGGCSGFQYGFTFDEAVNEDDTVMDKAGVQLLVDSMSYQYLVGAEIDYKDDLNGAQFVIKNPNATTTCGCGSSFSV, encoded by the coding sequence ATGAGCACTGTGAGCGACACCCCCACGACCGAGATGCCTTTGCCCTTCGTCTTCACCGACGCGGCCGCGGACAAGGTCAAGCAATTGATCGATGAAGAAGGCAATCCGGAACTGAAGCTGCGCGTGTTCGTGCAGGGCGGCGGATGCTCGGGCTTCCAGTATGGTTTTACGTTCGACGAAGCCGTCAACGAAGACGATACCGTGATGGACAAGGCGGGCGTGCAATTGCTCGTCGATTCGATGAGCTATCAATATCTCGTCGGCGCGGAGATCGACTATAAGGACGACCTCAACGGCGCGCAGTTCGTGATCAAGAATCCGAACGCCACGACCACTTGCGGTTGCGGATCGTCGTTCTCGGTCTGA
- a CDS encoding amino acid ABC transporter permease, with the protein MSYHWNWGILLSPVSTGEPTTYLGWLISGFWVTITVSLAAWVIALVVGSLFGILRTVPNRFLAAIGTVYVAIFRNVPLIVQFFVWYLVIPELLPPSIGNWFKQLPPSAQFFSSSIICLGLFTGARVCEQVRSGISALPPGQRNAGLAMGFTQWQTYRYVLMPVAYRIIVPPLTSEFLNVFKNSAVASTIGLLDLSAQARQLVDYTAQTYESFIAVTLAYMLINLVVMNLMRWVEAKTRLPGYIGGK; encoded by the coding sequence ATGTCTTACCACTGGAACTGGGGCATTCTGCTGAGTCCGGTTTCGACCGGCGAGCCCACCACGTATCTCGGCTGGCTGATTTCCGGCTTCTGGGTGACGATTACCGTGTCGCTCGCGGCTTGGGTGATCGCGCTTGTGGTCGGCTCGTTGTTCGGCATCTTGCGCACGGTCCCGAATCGCTTCCTGGCGGCCATCGGCACTGTCTATGTCGCGATCTTCCGTAATGTTCCATTGATCGTGCAGTTCTTCGTCTGGTATCTGGTGATACCCGAGTTGCTGCCGCCTTCCATCGGCAACTGGTTCAAGCAACTGCCGCCATCGGCGCAGTTCTTTTCCTCGTCGATCATCTGTCTCGGACTCTTCACCGGCGCGCGCGTGTGCGAACAGGTGCGCTCGGGCATCAGCGCGCTGCCGCCTGGTCAACGCAACGCGGGTCTCGCGATGGGCTTCACGCAATGGCAGACGTATCGCTATGTGTTGATGCCGGTCGCTTATCGCATCATCGTGCCGCCGCTCACGTCGGAATTCCTCAACGTGTTCAAGAATTCGGCGGTCGCGTCGACCATCGGTCTGCTCGACCTTTCGGCACAGGCGCGGCAACTCGTCGACTACACGGCGCAGACGTATGAGTCGTTCATCGCGGTGACGCTCGCTTACATGCTCATCAACCTCGTCGTGATGAACCTGATGCGCTGGGTCGAAGCGAAGACCCGGTTGCCTGGCTACATCGGAGGCAAGTAA
- the rplM gene encoding 50S ribosomal protein L13, giving the protein MKTFSAKAHEVTREWYVIDATDKVLGRVASEVARRLRGKHKPEFTPHVDTGDFIIIINAGKLKVTGNKATDKKYYRHSGYPGGIYETTFGKMQERFPGRALEKAVKGMLPKGPLGYAMIKKLKVYAEATHPHTAQQPKALEI; this is encoded by the coding sequence ATGAAGACGTTTTCCGCAAAAGCCCATGAGGTGACGCGTGAATGGTACGTGATTGACGCGACGGATAAGGTTCTCGGCCGTGTCGCCAGCGAAGTGGCACGCCGTCTTCGCGGCAAGCACAAGCCTGAATTCACCCCGCACGTCGACACTGGTGATTTCATCATCATCATCAACGCCGGCAAGCTGAAGGTCACGGGCAATAAAGCTACGGACAAGAAGTACTATCGTCACTCGGGCTACCCGGGCGGCATCTATGAAACGACGTTTGGCAAAATGCAAGAGCGTTTCCCGGGCCGCGCGCTCGAGAAGGCCGTGAAGGGCATGCTGCCGAAGGGTCCGCTCGGCTACGCAATGATCAAGAAGCTGAAGGTCTACGCCGAAGCAACGCATCCGCATACGGCTCAACAGCCTAAAGCGCTCGAGATCTAA